The Kryptolebias marmoratus isolate JLee-2015 linkage group LG21, ASM164957v2, whole genome shotgun sequence genome segment TCAGTATGTGTGAATGCTGGGAAAGCCGTTAGGACACCCGACAGAGCCTCACTAGAGACAGAGGAATCAGAAGTTCgccttttactgtaaaaacatctaaatccGACGTGGGAAAGAACATGCCGTGTTAGTGCAACAGTAGGCAGGAtaaagaggggagggggggttaggTGGGGGAGCACAGCCCAGAGGGGGGAgggttaacaacaacaaaaacaaggtcAGGGGGATTCGGTTCAATTTACCAACAAATATCACAGAAGGGCTTTTAAGGCAAATGAAGAAACGAGACAgtttgttgcatcttttttttttaaggatgcAGCAAAATTATCTGCTAAAAGCCACACAAgcatttcaagtttttttttattattatttgaaggCAACAGCTAAAGAAGCAGAAGGGGAAGCTTGGCCTCGGGGGGGGAGGTAAGGGAAAGAAGCTGCATTTTCGTCAACGTTTGGGTAAAACACAAACGCTCCATCTCTGACCGCAGCAGTGAAAGGACGGAAGAAGGTTCACCCACCACAGAGCCGGCCCGTCAGAGGCAGCGTGTTACCTGATACGTCACCCTGCGACGTGCCCGTCCGCCCGATGTTGGTGAGCAGGTGGTCGATGTTCGGGACGGGCTGGGACTCGATGGCGCGCTCCTCCTTGGACATTGTCTGAAGGAGGTGGGAGAAAACTAAATCAggttttgaataaaaacaggagggTTTCTCAGTGATTTGCTTAAATGATTCCTAGACAGCCCAGGGAGCCCCAGGAAGATTTTTGTTGATAAAGTTGGGTTTTAAAACGTTTGTATGCCAGGAAATAGGCCATCACAACAAATTTCTCCAAATTAGAATAacctgtgtttcttttttcaagttATATTCGGACTTAAACCCTGAGTAGAATAAGAAAAAGTAACAACCAAAGATATATTTACCATTCCTACataaagaaagcagaaacaaaataaaactatccaGTCAAAGCAGCAGTGTTAGACTAAATGTTcattgttgctattttttttaaagtttattattttgttattgctCTCAATGTGCTGCAAGGCTACATTCACaataacagttttaatttatagCTATGGAAACAACATTTAGAAATGTTGAGCAATAtagcaaaagtattttttacagATCTGTAATTCTGTATTCGTTAATTAATCTCACAGCAAAtagacaaataattaaaaaacatttaaaaatagcaaaaatgcaaataaactcagactaaataaatgcttttgtgtttaaaataatcctAAAGTACTGGGTACATTTGGTTGAGAAGAACAACTAGTATTTATTTAAGTGataaataatgtgcacagccaagaatacAGATTTTCAAGCTGTGCATTCATTTGCCACACAAAACGtggtccatccatccatccatccatccatccatccatccatccatccatccatccatccatccatccatccatccatccatccatccatccatccatattctttacccgcttctccgtttcgggtcgcagggagctggtgcctagcAAAATGTGGTCACTTAACTTAATTTAGCTAGACAGAAACTGAACCTATTAGCTATTTTCTCACAAGTTTGAGTCTTCAACTAGTCTCTGTCAGccacaacccagtgagatattaTCTTTAGATAACTGAGTAGCCATAAACTGTTTCTCGTAAATGAAATGCAGAACCAAATGAAACTGGAGGTAAACTGGAGACGGTACTCACCACTGGCTCTCCATTTCCATCATCAGTGAAAAACCAGTCatactaaaatgaaaataaaaagcacatcaAATCAAGTTTCTGTTAACCTGTGTGAAAGGATGATCAGGGAATGATCTGATGCTTACATTCTGAATGAGTGTCTCCACGATCTTGTACTGGTCCGGCATGTGTGTCACCATGTGGGTCATGTTGTCATCGGTAGTGCGCACCAGAGTGGGGCCGAACACGATGGCCAGGTTCCTCGGTTCcatctggtaaaaaaaaataaaaatgttcattgaGCAGCTGACcctaaagctaaactaaaaccTTAAAGAAGACTGATAAGATACCTTATTTTTCTCTGAGTTATCAGCCACAGTTTTCAGATGAGCTGAGAGGAACTTAAGGGTCTCATAGTGATGATCTGGTAACTCatgaagctgcaaaaaaaataaataaaacaacatgtttacTTACTGTAGGctgtattttgttaaatttacaaATGGCTTTAATGCATGCTGAACTGAGGGCttttgaaaaaagttaaaaaaaagaggagaactTGTCCTCACCAGCCTTTTGAGCACTTTGAGTCTCTCCACTGGGTCCTCGATTCTGTTGGCGTCTATAAAATCGGTGTACCTATCTGCAGGGAGAATCACAGTTATTCAACATTTCTGTCTAATTGCAGTTCCCAATCTGGACAAAGATCTCCTAGCGTCATCCTCTGTCCCACCAACCCACTGCATATCCTCCTTCGCTATCATAACCGCACCCCCCTCCTGTTGTTGAAAGTGCAGAATCAACTCACCGTTCGTGAACAACGGCTCAGGAAGTTTACGAAAGAAGGACTTCAGTAAACTGCTGATCACATTGAGGTCTCTCCATTTCTGCAACAGAAggataattatttttaaaaaatgcattagtCACTTCTGCATTCATGCAAGCTTGCCTTCTTTATTTTAAGGATTGTTAAATTATCGTAGCAAATTTACAGCATGCATTAACAGAGCATTTGCAACTCTGAATGTATTTCTGTCTTGCATGTATTTTGAGACTCCAAGGagagtttaaataaagcaacagaGATCAATAAAGAACACACATCATCCTGGATATCGATGTCACTCATGCCCTTGTTATTGAGCTCCTCCTGCATGTTGGAGATGGCAGCGTTGTTTCCAGGGACTCTGTAGATGCCCGTGTACTCCAGGCCCCTCTCCTCCACCAGCTTACAGCAAACCTCCACGATCAGAGGCACAAACTGggggacagagaggaagatgtTTCAAGGCCTAAGGCTACAACTCCGCAGAATGCTGAAGGTACAAATACACAGATCTGAGCAAAAGCCTTGAGcttcatttctttatgttttgcttccGAGAAGCCAGACGTTCTTATACTGTTTTAAACTGGTCTTAATCAGCAGTTCTTGAAGCTTTCTGAAAGGGTTTTCTTTTGACATTGGCTGCTTTATTACTCATTTTCAGAAGATTTCTTGTGGACTGATTTGTGGGGTAAGCTAGaggaaaaagctgcaggaatgagtacaaggacagaaaatgagcagGGACCTTGTTGTTGTGCGCAGGAGGACAGTCATCCAGTCTCACTCCAAACGTCACTCCAGGAGACGGCTTCTTCTCAAACGGTTTCCTCATCAGCCCCGGGATGCCTTTCCTCCACGTCCCTTTGTCCTTGGGGGGGCTGGTGTCATCTGCACACACAATATGCTGCGATAATCAGACTGCTTTCCTATGATTTACAGGAGACACTGCAGAAGCTTTATTTAACACATCTTATTCTACGatataaagcaaagaaaaaacctAAACTACTACCTTTGTGCatgttcttcttctcctgctcgGGTTTGGGTGAGTGTGGACTTGTAGCTTTGGTCTCTCCTTTACCCCCCAGCAGCGTCTGTCTGATGCTCAGCGACTGGCGCGACGCTCTGGGTGACGGCTCTGTTTTGCTCCCGGTTGGGCTGAACGAGGCACGGAAGggaaaaaaggtcaaactggGAGCTCGGACACCTCTACGGCTGCCGGATGTGACAGGGACAGAGCTCCTACCTCATCAAGGTGTTGTACTCCTTGATCCTCCTGCTGATGAGGTCATGACTGGTAAAGGCTGCGttctaaaacaggaaagaaggaaaagagcAGGATTGAGTGAATGTCAGACACAACTGATGACGTTTAAAGCGTCAGACAGAGGTGTGTATCACACCTTACAGGTCATATCTTTATATTCCCAGGTGCTATCAGGTAATACAGTTTAAACTGCATGACTGAGATCTATTAACTTACAAATgaagttttgcaaaatgtttccTGGTACTCTAGTAGAGCTTGTCCTTTGATATAAGAACTGAGAAATGTGTCTTAGTGGTGAAAtatgtttatattgtttaagACTGCTTTAATGATTTGTGGatgtattttacattatttgtttgtttattttgggaGAAGGCACAAACTGGTACAGCTGTgagtccaaaacaaatttccCCAAGGACACAGTGAAGTATATTATATCATATTGTGTTGTATTGTCAGTTTGACATTCAGGAAGACAATACAAAGACAGCCCGTGTAAAACCAACCACGTCTAACTTTCATTTAATCCTGAATCAATCATTTTACCCTCAAATGCTTTGCAAATACTGTTGCTAtaattaattataattaattgattatttctttgattaaaatttgaagtttttttggCTCTCATAGCCACTTCACAGCTCTGGACACATTTTCTTGTGGGGGggcaataaaatatatttgatttgattatcGCTCAGCTCTCCCGAACGTCACACTGAGCTATGTAGTACTCAGCTGCTTTTAAGAAGCAtcttggtttgtgtttcttaatataaactgattttaaactttaaagttgaAGACTAAATCACTTTTGAAACCAATCGATTATTCTAAAGAAAtatacattttcaaaacagtttaattGTTTAAAGCCGAGTATTTGCTGAACCTGTGAGAGGTTTAGGCTCGCTGTGTCGTGCCTGTTCATTTTCGTACCTCCTCATCCAGGTTACTGTTCTCCTGTATGACTCTGATCCAGGCCAGCATGTCTCCTCGGTCCTCAGCCTGGAACAGGTACTCGCAGTCCGACGTGGTCAGCCGCAGCACGTTCTTACGCTTGGTGTCGCTGTAGGAGATGTCGATCAGACAGGCTTTGATGCTGATCTGCAGCGGCTCCTCCACTGTTTGACAGCTGGCGTGGGCTTGGCcctcctttttgtctttatacAGGCAGAGGTAGTGGCCTCTCAACACGGCAAACATCTGCTTCCACTGCCGCATGCCTCCTCCAACACGCTGCAGAAAGAATCCCGAAGAAGAGGTGAGTTTAACAAAAGGATGTTTAAATCAGCTGCTTTACACCTCATACATTAAAATAAGAAGGCGATATTAAACACGGGCTGATCTTTTTATTGTTCAACTTAGTAAGTCACGTGTTTTATGAGCCTGTGTGGAagttaaacaaagtttttgcaGAGCCAGTGCACACCTTGCTCTTATCTGTGTGAAGCTGCTTGAAGTGCAAGAAGCCCTCCTTGGTGGCGTCACAGAAGACGTCCGATGAGGAGTCTCTTCTGGACTCTGAATCATCCAACGACCTGTCCACagcctaaaacaaacacagtttaaagGAACGTAAGAACAAAGGTTTTGATGACCATATCTGGTACGAAGCAGGAGAATTTTGTGAGTTTAAAATCAGTGATATAAACTCCTACATTATGTCTGGAAAACTATTTACCAGGAAAGCTTGGTGATGGTTACACAGCTGTCTCCCGTTTGCCATAATATATTCAAATTTCATGGCGGGACTTTAAACAGGCTGATAAAGTTCGAAGCAGGAGACAGGTGTGAACAGCTGAGCTTGTGCTGGATAACTTACCTTCCTCAAACCTTTCAGGCCGGGTAACAAGGACCTCCtaaataaaaggggaaaaaaagtaatgttACGAGAGCTGAATGCATCACGAGGAGTGCTGCtttgtaaatgattttttttagggGTTTTGAGCCAGCTTATTTTCCATCACCACACGTGATACATCCAGCtttaacatattcaaaatttaaacatcTAGCAACCTCAGGGTATTGTTGACACTGACAGACGTTCGGTTGAGAAAATGATAATATACTAACTAAACAATGTCAAGAAAAAGTGTAGAggctatatttgtttttcatataaaaattgtggacaaaaactaaagaaatgcaCTTTATTAATAGTTTCTTtacatctctctctttttttttaattagatttttttactttctaatGTACAAAGACTGTTCAGTGTGCAGCTTACCCTCTGCCTTCCTCCTGGTAAATATCGATACCTTCATCATACGACTTGGACCGCTCCGTTTTGGTACCAGATTCTGATCCAAGAATTTtgaaacagacttttatttaaaactaggTCACACAAACTACATAAAACTGTTCATAAACTACTGTGTTGAACTTGACGGTTGAGTTTGAGAggaataattacaaaaaaaaaaagcatacctTGGTCATGTGACAGCTGGCGTAGAAAGTGATGGGATGCAGACGTCGGGCTGGGTGGGATGGTGGTGATGAGGGGTGCTGCAGATATCACAACAGAGGCAGGAATGTGAGTGCTGTCCTGCTCGATGCTGGGACTGGACGGTTCGTCTGAGGGGagagatgttaaaaaaaagcacagatcTTTAGTTTTATTCCCTGAAGAGTAAGTGTGCAGTCAGAGCTCAGCAGGAATCAGTTTCACGGGGCTCGTAGCGCGAGCCACGAGTGGTAATTAAAGAGACAGAAGGACGTCTTGTGTATCGAAACAGCAGCATGCCTGAAGCGTGCAGCTTCTCTAGCTGTTTAACAGTCATTAACCACATATTTAGGACCAACTAAAAGCaagaaacacatttgtttgaaagaaagaaaccatTTTTAGACAAGAGCCAAAATTTCTCTCAAAGGATTAGCATGATTCATCTCTTTATAACCCATACAGGCGCCTTTAAAAGTTTGTTATTCATTAAGAGTTTTAAATACAATCTGATGTAAAACACCATGAGTTTGACATAAGGTAGATAAAATGCAATTGGAAgccttatttaaaaaacagggCTCTATTAAGctatgaaacaataaaaacaaactaaaggatATGGAAGTTATTGTAAACTCTTTTTCCTCCACATTCCTTCGGTTATAAGAACCAGTCACATCATGCAGTTCTGTTTTATCTGCTTCTGCTCTATTTTACcactttttaatattaatacaaAACGTTAACATGGAGTCTGATGTCAGCCAGACAGTCaagagaaaagagaagtaaaTTCTTCAGCTGTCAGCCAACTCAGGCTTTATTATGTGTGGTGATCAGTCTGTGGACCATCTTCTGGGATCTGTAGTGAGTTGTCCAACAAATGTTCTCTAAACTGAAGAAAACTCAGCTGAAAGGTGAtcatttagctttaacaatgtcccagtttttagtttgtttgagtttggacttttttcttcttccgtTCCTTTATTACAACCTTTTGATATCTGAGCTGATGatatttattcaagtttttGCACATTGTGGCatataaagaataaagaatATCAGTTTAGTCAAATTTGTGGCTCCTCTACAAGAGGTGCCGTTTAACAAAAGAGTTTACTGGACtctggaaaaatacaaaaaactggTTGAACTTATGGCTGCTGTCTCAACTTGAATAAAAATTTCAGCAGACAGCAATAAAATGCAGCGATAAGGGGATAGATGGCAGAAATGAAATCATGCAGATAGAAATACGGTCAGCTTGCAGTGCTTCTCCTGATAAGCTGCCAGACAGCTTCCTTTTTACATATGCAGTCAGCAAACATTACATCATTCTGGATGAGTCTATGTAATAAAACTGATAGTAATTATCAGCAGGATGGCAAGCCCTAAAAACAAATGAGGATGcattaaaaaaggaattatATCAACAGGATGTGGTgaagcagagaggcagagaaagtGAACAGGTATGTTTAATCCCTCAGCATTAttttaaagagcaaaagaaaaatgatttcatAGTTTTGTATATTTGACACTCTGGTATGGTTGGGATACCTATTCAGATCTTAACAGCATAAACTAATCTCACAAAATGTAACTCACTgttagctgtaaaaaaaaaaaaaaaagaaaagatgagcaAAGAAGTGGAAAAAGACACAACAATGTCATCAGTTTTCTTATCTAAATTTCCAGCAAGacataaaaagcagatttcgcagatataaagaaatgagtcaCAAGAcagtaccaaaataaaaaaaagaacaaagtctTTATTGATTTCCTAGATGTTAAGAAACAAACTTCAGACAGAAGAAAGTGAAATGCATAGATTTGAATCTAATCTAGATGAAGAGGCATGCCTGTACGGATGGGGTGAAGAAATGCCGATGAAAGAGCTGATTACAGCCCTGTAATGTCTGGGAAAAATATATAAGAGCTGCTTTCAGCGAACGTTAATGAGTCACTGATGAAGACACAACTGAGGAGGCAGCGTTGAGTTTGAACTTGTCAGCCTCTAATGTcaccaaaaatgtgaaaaaaaaaacccaactaaacAAGTTTCTATTACTCAGCTTTTCCCTTAACATGTAATAACTGTGCTTGTTTGTGACTCATTAGCTGATTTACAACACATTCAGCTTCTGATGTAATgtaacaagcaaaaaaacaggaaggaacGTGACATTTTGCGTGTAACACTAAGCAGCACCAGTTGCGATCTGTTCCCAGCACCGAATGTTTGGCTGGCAAAGAATGATCAGCAGTTGTTCCATTTATTGTTTGGATCTGTGCTATGTAATCTAACTGAAGCAGATTCCTGCAGGAAcgcttttctttctctgctatGTCACACTCCATTAGGACAGAGTTCTTGGGTTTCTATCTGTGCACCACAGAGGGAAATATGAGATGTCTAACATAATGTGTGGAGATGTGTACTGACTTGAAGGGCAGCTCGTGGTGGGTGTACCCAATGAAAATGTGTTCTGCGCTGCCCTGCTCAGAAGCCAAAGCATGGTTTGTATATGTCATGGTTACACTGCCAGTATGCTGGCACATAATCACACACATGATTACGTATCATCAGAATTCAAAACTGAAGCAGCTTTTTAATTTGGTACACTTTTAATCACATTGATTGAGTAGTTTAAAGACGTTTCCAACGGAATTTGCCTACCATGACTCAATTACATGGTTAAGATGCATTCATGCCAATTTCTTATGCTTTAtgcttcaaaaatatttttcctgGACTTGAACAGGCTGAAAGTCCCGACCATGTGTGAGAAAATTCTTATAttattgcaaatattttcaCAGTGACACGGTGCAGATGTGTGCAGTCTTACCTATGAAGGGAATTGAATCCAGAGAGTCATCCAGGTTGTTGGAACCAGACTTCTGTCGAGTGTCTCCGAGCCTCCTGAGGCGCATCTCCCTGCAGCTCTCGTTAGGCGTCCAACACATGGCGCCATCTGCGGAGCCTGCCTTCACCAGGGGTGGTGACTTACGCGCCACCTTACCCTGGTTGTCGTTAACCGCTAATACGTAGGACGGAGGTCGGACGTGGGCTTGTCCAGAGGTTTTGTTCGTTCTTAGGACCACAACTGTTGCATCAGGTCCCTCAACTCCTTCTAAAAGACCACCATTAGTCCTCTCAAGAGCGCTGGTAGAACTAGAGTATTCTTTGACATTTGGCTTTTGGGTCATGGCTCCAGTAGAAGAGGATGAACATGAGGAAATGGTGACAACTCCACTTTGAAGTTGTCTTTGCATGGGCAGTTTTGAGGTGGCACCAGAGCAAGATGAGGATCTGGCTGCTAACCCGGACTCTAACTTGCTGTCCATTTTTAGACTGTCAGCCCTGCCCCTGAGCTGCAGGTTCAGAGGGGACGAGAAGCCATGGTGGTTCCCCATGACGATAGGTCTTTGGTCTTTAAAAGGGTCTGTGGTTTTAATGGAGGATAAGGCAGGAGAAAGGTCGGAGATGGAGTGTTTGACAGGCAGACGAGAGGGTCTCATTATGAGACCGTCTGTCCGTGAAGGAAGTGCAGAATCTGTCGTACCCTTTGTAAAATCAGGAGTAGCTCCAGGTGAGTTTGATAGTCCACCTTGTTGgacttcctcctcctgtccagTGAGACTCCTGTTCAGATGAGGTAAAGTTTTCTGGCTTGCTTCCTgactttttgcttgttttccctCTTTATCGCCGAGGTGCAGCCTGTCCTCCACCACTGCCCTGTCTCTAGACACAACCCCACCTTGATCTCCGAACTGCTGGCCCAGGTAGTCACAAGATCGTGCTCGAGGTTTAATGACTCTGACAGTATTGGCGAATGGCAGAGTATCCTGAGAAGCACTACGAGGCCAGTTCCTAGCAGGCCTCTCTGTTGCACCTCCTAGCCTCTCCTGGGACACACTGCGTAATGGAGTTGTCACTGTAGTACCCTGACTTCCTGTATCCACCCCACGTTCATTAGATGCACTTCTCTGTCTGACCTGAGAGCCCGCTTTTTGACTGTTACATGATAAAGGAGTACTTTGCTGGGTGTAGGCAGAGTTAGAATTGGCAGCTGCTCGGAAACTATCCAAACGCTCCTGGATGGTGCGGCAGCCATACGTATGTAGCCTCTTGGCATCAATGTAGTCTTTATAGGTGGTGTAGTTTCTCCAGTCAATGTTCTGGTGTGGAGACGTGGAGGGGGCAGTAGGAGATGGTGAGTAGTGGTTGGTAGAGGGTGAGATAGCTGTGGAGAATGTGTCCGCTGATGCAGCAGTAAGAGATGCTCGTACAGGTGGAGATAAGGTCTCAGAATAGACCGTACCAAGTCTGGAAGTCGATGAAGGGGAGTAATTTGGGGTTTCTGTAAGAAGGGAAGAGGGGTACTGTACCTGTGCACCCGCAGGGACTGAAGGAATAATGGGTCTGGGTCTATTGGAGCCACAATCTGCTGAAGAACTGTACCGGTTTTCTTCTGTCCTATGGCTGGGTCCAGCCCGAGCCACCCAAGTTCCCCTGTCCACTGAATCAGGGGGTATACCCAGAGTTGTAACATTCTCATTACTAACACACACCACTGCCTTAGTCTTTGATGTTTGCTGAGAAGGAGGAGACGGAGGAACAGGGATTTCCACCCGATAGCtgttctctgcagcagctcctcgtCTTCCTGGTCCCTGCACCAGCCCTTTGGGGGTATCGCTGACTGTGGCAGGCTCCAACGACTGGGCCATGCCTGCAGCCTTGAGCTCTATCCGAGGGTAGCATATGGGAGGAGGCTCAGGGATGTTCTGGGCATTTCCGCTGTATGCCTCATTTCCTTTGAGGTATGCATCTTGAGAATATGCCTAAAAGAGATCAGAGAAAATGATGTCACTTTATGTTCTGAGATGTTTAAGGGTTAAACTGGATTACATAAACCCAAAGAGATAAAACCTAACCAGAGACAATATTAATCCTCTGTTAGAGATATGCAAAGAGCAGAGCGCTACTGATTAGATCCcgacagaaaaaacaactgtAGTGAATCTACGTCCAAAAAAAGCCAACAATACAAGGAGTTTTCAACTGCTAACctgtcattttatatttcagattaTAGAGCTCAAGTCTGACAAATTTAATGCCAGACCCATTTTCCCCTGCCCTCACAGCTTCACCGTGCTTCTAAAAATATCTCATCTGCAGAACTGCAATGTGACGGCTGCCTGTGTtctaaaactgcagaaaacctGATAGTCATTACTTGACGGGAGTC includes the following:
- the LOC108230378 gene encoding rho GTPase-activating protein 21 isoform X3; its protein translation is MSHLQVLDCMIRNNWSLICNLYCAWNNQSKQKDGRDQSEASAPVSPGGEEEPFSWPGPKTLHLRRTSQGFGFTLRHFIVYPPESAVHNSLKDDENGSRGRQRNRLEPMDTIFVKQVKEGGPARGAGLCTGDRIVKVNGESIIGKTYSQVIALIQNSDASLELCVMPKDEDILQLFSRDITALAYSQDAYLKGNEAYSGNAQNIPEPPPICYPRIELKAAGMAQSLEPATVSDTPKGLVQGPGRRGAAAENSYRVEIPVPPSPPSQQTSKTKAVVCVSNENVTTLGIPPDSVDRGTWVARAGPSHRTEENRYSSSADCGSNRPRPIIPSVPAGAQVQYPSSLLTETPNYSPSSTSRLGTVYSETLSPPVRASLTAASADTFSTAISPSTNHYSPSPTAPSTSPHQNIDWRNYTTYKDYIDAKRLHTYGCRTIQERLDSFRAAANSNSAYTQQSTPLSCNSQKAGSQVRQRSASNERGVDTGSQGTTVTTPLRSVSQERLGGATERPARNWPRSASQDTLPFANTVRVIKPRARSCDYLGQQFGDQGGVVSRDRAVVEDRLHLGDKEGKQAKSQEASQKTLPHLNRSLTGQEEEVQQGGLSNSPGATPDFTKGTTDSALPSRTDGLIMRPSRLPVKHSISDLSPALSSIKTTDPFKDQRPIVMGNHHGFSSPLNLQLRGRADSLKMDSKLESGLAARSSSCSGATSKLPMQRQLQSGVVTISSCSSSSTGAMTQKPNVKEYSSSTSALERTNGGLLEGVEGPDATVVVLRTNKTSGQAHVRPPSYVLAVNDNQGKVARKSPPLVKAGSADGAMCWTPNESCREMRLRRLGDTRQKSGSNNLDDSLDSIPFIDEPSSPSIEQDSTHIPASVVISAAPLITTIPPSPTSASHHFLRQLSHDQESGTKTERSKSYDEGIDIYQEEGRGRSLLPGLKGLRKAVDRSLDDSESRRDSSSDVFCDATKEGFLHFKQLHTDKSKRVGGGMRQWKQMFAVLRGHYLCLYKDKKEGQAHASCQTVEEPLQISIKACLIDISYSDTKRKNVLRLTTSDCEYLFQAEDRGDMLAWIRVIQENSNLDEENAAFTSHDLISRRIKEYNTLMSPTGSKTEPSPRASRQSLSIRQTLLGGKGETKATSPHSPKPEQEKKNMHKDDTSPPKDKGTWRKGIPGLMRKPFEKKPSPGVTFGVRLDDCPPAHNNKFVPLIVEVCCKLVEERGLEYTGIYRVPGNNAAISNMQEELNNKGMSDIDIQDDKWRDLNVISSLLKSFFRKLPEPLFTNDRYTDFIDANRIEDPVERLKVLKRLLHELPDHHYETLKFLSAHLKTVADNSEKNKMEPRNLAIVFGPTLVRTTDDNMTHMVTHMPDQYKIVETLIQNYDWFFTDDGNGEPVTMSKEERAIESQPVPNIDHLLTNIGRTGTSQGDVSDSPTSDSAKSKGSWGSGKERELLVSSIFAAASRKRKKKEKPQPSSSDDDLDAVFSKVEIPSLKPDQHSPQTEEQDEAGPSPNAKPNVKPQEERKENGRIVELTSKAKREHRNSLFLKEKTSLKRSSPLPSPSPNVCSHISDQTVFRGKSSLSDPPSQPDENTSDLGTMSSGASVPRSRPKKWTGGAPLDLAVSFGLGAAAGTAAGAEVSSITSDYSTTSSITFLTGAESSALSPELQGGEEADDERSELISEGRHMETDSESEFPVFAPGGGNSQSTPRPEQSQEKAEVRGGGGAAEGSAMPKQEARRLFPTPRMIECDTLSRRWSLRHKTDSDSSAEGAVGSGDRSEGKAESSSRLSRVLEVMKKGRSSSSISSSSRSESERPEPAWHLKITERLKFRLRSSADDMFTQKSRAPDGHVKKKNIRRRHTMGGQRDFAELAVINDWREQGGVDQTADLSPLDRLKPRCSSQDFSVRDWIPKERRRVPEINAEVAPKAMPEDDHPEVQDAAPENPLPPSPADAQSEEHVNGSGPQDKNKASLGTDTPPHKLSGGQVVRSRFYQYL
- the LOC108230378 gene encoding rho GTPase-activating protein 21 isoform X4, which encodes MMAARWSDSPQDNEEHKQTSSCQSKQKDGRDQSEASAPVSPGGEEEPFSWPGPKTLHLRRTSQGFGFTLRHFIVYPPESAVHNSLKDDENGSRGRQRNRLEPMDTIFVKQVKEGGPARGAGLCTGDRIVKVNGESIIGKTYSQVIALIQNSDASLELCVMPKDEDILQLFSRDITALAYSQDAYLKGNEAYSGNAQNIPEPPPICYPRIELKAAGMAQSLEPATVSDTPKGLVQGPGRRGAAAENSYRVEIPVPPSPPSQQTSKTKAVVCVSNENVTTLGIPPDSVDRGTWVARAGPSHRTEENRYSSSADCGSNRPRPIIPSVPAGAQVQYPSSLLTETPNYSPSSTSRLGTVYSETLSPPVRASLTAASADTFSTAISPSTNHYSPSPTAPSTSPHQNIDWRNYTTYKDYIDAKRLHTYGCRTIQERLDSFRAAANSNSAYTQQSTPLSCNSQKAGSQVRQRSASNERGVDTGSQGTTVTTPLRSVSQERLGGATERPARNWPRSASQDTLPFANTVRVIKPRARSCDYLGQQFGDQGGVVSRDRAVVEDRLHLGDKEGKQAKSQEASQKTLPHLNRSLTGQEEEVQQGGLSNSPGATPDFTKGTTDSALPSRTDGLIMRPSRLPVKHSISDLSPALSSIKTTDPFKDQRPIVMGNHHGFSSPLNLQLRGRADSLKMDSKLESGLAARSSSCSGATSKLPMQRQLQSGVVTISSCSSSSTGAMTQKPNVKEYSSSTSALERTNGGLLEGVEGPDATVVVLRTNKTSGQAHVRPPSYVLAVNDNQGKVARKSPPLVKAGSADGAMCWTPNESCREMRLRRLGDTRQKSGSNNLDDSLDSIPFIDEPSSPSIEQDSTHIPASVVISAAPLITTIPPSPTSASHHFLRQLSHDQESGTKTERSKSYDEGIDIYQEEGRGRSLLPGLKGLRKAVDRSLDDSESRRDSSSDVFCDATKEGFLHFKQLHTDKSKRVGGGMRQWKQMFAVLRGHYLCLYKDKKEGQAHASCQTVEEPLQISIKACLIDISYSDTKRKNVLRLTTSDCEYLFQAEDRGDMLAWIRVIQENSNLDEENAAFTSHDLISRRIKEYNTLMSPTGSKTEPSPRASRQSLSIRQTLLGGKGETKATSPHSPKPEQEKKNMHKDDTSPPKDKGTWRKGIPGLMRKPFEKKPSPGVTFGVRLDDCPPAHNNKFVPLIVEVCCKLVEERGLEYTGIYRVPGNNAAISNMQEELNNKGMSDIDIQDDKWRDLNVISSLLKSFFRKLPEPLFTNDRYTDFIDANRIEDPVERLKVLKRLLHELPDHHYETLKFLSAHLKTVADNSEKNKMEPRNLAIVFGPTLVRTTDDNMTHMVTHMPDQYKIVETLIQNYDWFFTDDGNGEPVTMSKEERAIESQPVPNIDHLLTNIGRTGTSQGDVSDSPTSDSAKSKGSWGSGKERELLVSSIFAAASRKRKKKEKPQPSSSDDDLDAVFSKVEIPSLKPDQHSPQTEEQDEAGPSPNAKPNVKPQEERKENGRIVELTSKAKREHRNSLFLKEKTSLKRSSPLPSPSPNVCSHISDQTVFRGKSSLSDPPSQPDENTSDLGTMSSGASVPRSRPKKWTGGAPLDLAVSFGLGAAAGTAAGAEVSSITSDYSTTSSITFLTGAESSALSPELQGGEEADDERSELISEGRHMETDSESEFPVFAPGGGNSQSTPRPEQSQEKAEVRGGGGAAEGSAMPKQEARRLFPTPRMIECDTLSRRWSLRHKTDSDSSAEGAVGSGDRSEGKAESSSRLSRVLEVMKKGRSSSSISSSSRSESERPEPAWHLKITERLKFRLRSSADDMFTQKSRAPDGHVKKKNIRRRHTMGGQRDFAELAVINDWREQGGVDQTADLSPLDRLKPRCSSQDFSVRDWIPKERRRVPEINAEVAPKAMPEDDHPEVQDAAPENPLPPSPADAQSEEHVNGSGPQDKNKASLGTDTPPHKLSGGQVVRSRFYQYL